In one Sphingomonas sanguinis genomic region, the following are encoded:
- a CDS encoding tryptophan halogenase family protein translates to MTKVTNDVVRVVIVGGGTAGWMAGAALTRLLSGQCTVRLIESEAIGVVGVGEATLPHIRSFNERLGIPEAEFMARTRATFKLGIEFRDWGRIGDSYIHPFGTFGRGAGAIDFHHYWSRLAREGQDLPPLDQLSYACTLAREARFEHPDQGRGGLSSTFGYAYQFDALLFAPYLRSLAEEAGAVRTEGMVVDVERDGESGLIRSVTLADGERVEGDLFIDCSGFRSLLLGQTLDEPFEDWSKWLPTDRAVAMPCRTETAVTPYTSAIAMPAGWRWRIPLQHRTGNGYVYASDFISDGDAARALEEAVEGEKLAEPRLLRFKAGRRRRSWVGNCVAIGLASGFLEPLESTSIYLVQQAITALIELFPGRRMEASDRDEFNRVIDLEYDRIRDFLILHYHATSRDDSPFWNYVRTMAIPDSLGEKLELWRRRGRVVKYREGVFLDASWIAVYLGQGIVPEGWDPRADVAGTGDLVQAVQSLRSEIAAEVAMRPDHRAFLERYCPMVAA, encoded by the coding sequence ATGACGAAAGTGACAAACGACGTGGTGCGGGTCGTCATTGTGGGCGGCGGTACGGCGGGCTGGATGGCCGGCGCGGCCCTGACTCGTCTTCTTTCGGGACAATGCACGGTCCGCCTGATCGAGTCCGAGGCGATCGGTGTCGTCGGCGTCGGCGAGGCGACTCTGCCCCATATCCGCTCCTTCAACGAACGCCTGGGAATCCCCGAGGCGGAGTTCATGGCGCGCACCCGGGCCACCTTCAAACTGGGCATCGAGTTTCGCGATTGGGGCCGGATCGGCGACAGCTATATCCACCCGTTCGGCACGTTCGGACGCGGCGCGGGGGCGATCGATTTCCACCATTACTGGTCGCGGCTGGCGCGCGAGGGACAGGATCTGCCGCCGCTGGACCAGCTATCCTATGCCTGTACCCTGGCGCGCGAGGCGCGGTTCGAGCATCCCGATCAGGGCCGGGGCGGCCTGAGTTCCACTTTCGGCTATGCCTATCAATTCGATGCGCTGCTGTTCGCCCCCTATCTGCGAAGCCTGGCGGAGGAAGCGGGTGCGGTGCGCACCGAGGGCATGGTCGTCGATGTCGAGCGTGACGGCGAGAGCGGGCTGATCCGTTCGGTCACGCTGGCCGATGGCGAACGGGTCGAGGGCGACCTGTTCATCGACTGCTCGGGTTTCCGCTCGCTGCTGCTGGGCCAGACGCTGGACGAACCGTTCGAGGACTGGTCGAAATGGCTGCCGACCGACCGCGCCGTCGCCATGCCGTGCCGGACCGAGACCGCCGTCACCCCCTATACCAGCGCGATCGCCATGCCCGCCGGATGGCGCTGGCGCATCCCGCTCCAGCATCGCACCGGCAATGGCTATGTCTATGCCAGCGACTTCATCAGCGACGGCGATGCCGCCCGCGCGCTGGAAGAGGCCGTGGAGGGCGAGAAGCTGGCCGAGCCGCGCCTGCTGCGCTTCAAGGCGGGGCGGCGGCGGCGAAGCTGGGTCGGCAATTGCGTCGCCATCGGGCTGGCTAGCGGTTTCCTGGAGCCGCTCGAATCGACCAGCATCTATCTGGTGCAACAGGCGATCACCGCGCTGATCGAGCTGTTCCCCGGCCGCCGGATGGAAGCGTCCGACCGCGACGAATTCAACCGGGTCATCGATCTGGAATATGACCGGATCCGGGACTTCCTGATCCTGCATTACCACGCCACGTCGCGCGACGATTCGCCCTTCTGGAACTATGTCCGCACCATGGCGATTCCCGACAGCTTGGGCGAAAAGCTGGAGCTATGGCGCCGTCGCGGCCGGGTGGTGAAGTATCGCGAGGGCGTGTTCCTGGATGCCAGCTGGATCGCGGTGTATCTGGGCCAGGGCATCGTCCCCGAAGGCTGGGACCCGCGTGCCGATGTGGCGGGGACCGGCGATCTGGTTCAGGCCGTTCAATCGCTTCGCAGCGAGATCGCTGCCGAAGTCGCCATGCGGCCCGACCACCGCGCCTTTCTGGAACGCTATTGCCCGATGGTGGCGGCATGA
- a CDS encoding TonB-dependent receptor encodes MKRHILLLSVTPWALLAAPAMAQSTTTPQQAGSTDANPPIETQTATGIRQDVSEVPDRSPVQASTTGLPEAETDPRDIVVTGYRASLGSAQAIKRNSDAILDAIVAQDIGKLPDNTAAESLARVTGVQVSRYSDEVNQVLVRGLPDVATTFNGRDIFTAEGRRVALQDFPAGALAGLEVYKSGTADLLEPGLAGLINVRSRRPFDFEKGFTVAGGIRGTYNDQSKKFDPQGNLLISQRADTTIGEIGWLINASYTQAQYRNAVRWGEGNTNSPTEGTTVLPTSVGRNFQIPTAVGVYNDSGKRWRPAVNASVQWRPAHNLELYYDFLYQGYRGDIANDWFRVPLLDNNPTLSDVVLRPGQPLQVQSLTKTGGYRPEAYRSTAKGYTNTYQAAGGAKWDVGRAHLSTDLAYTNSEYGSDEWSFDTAFSKVPVANVNFFVDNGVSFDLPGFDNTNPANYIWRGYYEATYRVQGKGWQWRTDLDLETDLSLFPKLQMGFRWTDRDASLKRGNRYAYTEPLAIPLADVPAGQLGLTQNAFRGNQGFTSWLMPSRDGIAGNAPQLRDYAFNALQRLVAANPADQGYRDALNRFSTPNVQLDPLAAFYATEQTYAFYGQAKYEFNIGSVRFDGMLGTRVVNTVGEYRGISTVLFDGVRRSEVRTTRANYVDILPNASLRIRPDDKLQIRFGFTKTRTKPEFGQLNPALNIEQNTQAVIPNQPLDPRFPAGLNTRPNAYGSGGNPDLRPLTSTNYDATVEYYFSPTASLTAAVFYRDLDGFISNYVNRTIDPFYGLIEINRPENAGKGRIKGVEVGGQTFFDFLPGLWSGFGVQANVTYLEGKQRYPANLFAASGGTTEPPFVPITNLSRWTYNIALFYEKGDVSTRLSFNNRDAFLNGNFINGDGFYNGEGTTRLQRLDFGFNYNITKEITIAFDAANLLAKPFNNYRSYGNGLSYPRDVRDEGRYYGMGVRFRF; translated from the coding sequence ATGAAGCGCCACATCCTTTTGCTGTCGGTCACGCCATGGGCGTTGCTGGCCGCGCCCGCCATGGCCCAGTCGACGACCACGCCGCAACAGGCCGGAAGCACGGACGCCAACCCTCCCATCGAGACCCAGACGGCCACCGGAATCCGCCAGGATGTGAGCGAAGTACCGGACCGCAGCCCGGTCCAGGCCTCGACCACCGGCCTGCCTGAGGCGGAGACCGATCCGCGCGACATCGTCGTCACCGGCTACCGCGCCAGCCTGGGTTCGGCGCAGGCGATCAAGCGCAATTCGGATGCGATCCTCGACGCGATCGTTGCGCAGGACATCGGCAAGTTGCCCGACAATACGGCGGCGGAATCGCTCGCCCGCGTCACCGGCGTCCAGGTCAGCCGCTATAGCGACGAAGTGAACCAGGTGCTGGTCCGCGGCCTGCCCGACGTGGCGACGACCTTCAACGGTCGCGACATCTTCACCGCCGAGGGACGCCGCGTCGCGCTCCAGGATTTCCCGGCGGGCGCGCTGGCGGGCCTGGAAGTCTACAAGTCCGGGACCGCGGACCTGCTGGAGCCCGGCCTTGCGGGCCTCATCAACGTGCGTTCGCGTCGTCCGTTCGACTTCGAGAAGGGCTTCACCGTCGCGGGCGGCATCCGCGGCACCTATAACGACCAGTCGAAGAAGTTCGACCCGCAAGGCAACCTGCTCATCAGCCAGCGCGCCGACACCACGATCGGCGAGATCGGCTGGCTCATCAACGCCTCCTATACCCAGGCGCAGTATCGCAACGCCGTCCGTTGGGGCGAGGGCAACACCAATTCGCCGACGGAGGGGACGACGGTGCTGCCGACCTCGGTTGGTCGCAATTTCCAGATCCCGACCGCGGTCGGCGTCTATAACGACAGCGGCAAGCGCTGGCGCCCGGCGGTCAATGCCAGCGTCCAGTGGCGCCCAGCGCACAATCTCGAACTCTATTACGACTTCCTCTATCAGGGCTATCGCGGCGATATCGCGAACGACTGGTTCCGCGTTCCGCTGCTCGACAACAACCCGACGCTCAGCGACGTCGTGCTACGCCCCGGCCAGCCGCTTCAGGTGCAGAGCCTGACCAAGACCGGCGGCTATCGTCCCGAGGCCTATCGCAGCACGGCGAAGGGCTACACCAACACCTATCAGGCGGCGGGCGGCGCCAAATGGGATGTGGGTCGCGCGCATCTGTCGACCGATCTGGCCTATACCAACTCGGAATATGGCTCGGACGAATGGAGCTTCGACACGGCCTTTTCCAAGGTGCCGGTCGCCAACGTCAATTTCTTCGTCGATAACGGCGTGTCGTTCGATCTGCCCGGCTTCGACAATACCAATCCCGCCAATTATATCTGGCGCGGCTATTACGAAGCGACCTACCGCGTGCAGGGCAAGGGGTGGCAATGGCGCACCGATCTGGACCTGGAAACCGACCTGTCGCTGTTCCCCAAGCTGCAAATGGGTTTCCGCTGGACCGATCGCGACGCGTCGCTGAAGCGTGGCAACCGCTATGCCTATACCGAGCCGCTCGCGATCCCGCTGGCCGACGTACCGGCGGGCCAGCTGGGGCTGACGCAGAATGCGTTCCGCGGCAATCAGGGCTTCACCAGCTGGCTGATGCCGTCGCGTGACGGCATTGCGGGCAATGCGCCGCAGCTTCGCGACTATGCGTTCAACGCGCTCCAGCGGCTGGTCGCGGCCAATCCGGCCGATCAGGGTTATCGCGACGCGCTGAACCGCTTCTCGACCCCCAATGTCCAGCTTGACCCGTTGGCCGCCTTCTATGCGACCGAACAGACCTATGCCTTTTACGGGCAGGCCAAGTATGAGTTCAACATCGGCTCGGTCCGGTTCGACGGTATGCTCGGTACCCGCGTGGTCAACACGGTGGGCGAGTATCGCGGTATCTCGACGGTGCTGTTCGACGGCGTTCGTCGCAGCGAGGTTCGCACCACCCGCGCCAACTATGTCGACATCCTGCCCAACGCCTCGCTGCGCATCCGGCCCGACGACAAGCTGCAGATCCGCTTCGGCTTCACCAAGACGCGGACCAAGCCCGAGTTCGGCCAGCTGAACCCGGCGCTGAACATCGAGCAGAACACCCAAGCGGTCATCCCCAACCAGCCGCTCGATCCGCGCTTCCCGGCGGGCCTGAACACGCGGCCCAATGCCTATGGCAGCGGCGGCAACCCGGACCTGCGCCCGCTGACCTCGACCAACTATGACGCGACGGTCGAATATTATTTCTCGCCGACCGCCTCGCTGACCGCCGCCGTGTTCTATCGCGATCTCGACGGCTTCATCAGCAATTACGTCAACCGAACCATCGATCCCTTCTACGGCCTGATCGAGATCAACCGTCCCGAAAATGCGGGCAAGGGCCGGATCAAGGGCGTGGAAGTCGGCGGCCAGACCTTCTTCGACTTCCTGCCGGGCCTGTGGAGCGGCTTCGGCGTGCAGGCGAACGTGACTTATCTGGAAGGCAAGCAGCGTTACCCGGCCAATCTGTTCGCCGCGTCCGGCGGCACGACCGAACCGCCGTTCGTGCCGATCACGAACCTGTCGAGGTGGACGTACAATATCGCACTTTTCTATGAGAAGGGCGATGTGTCGACCCGCCTGTCGTTCAACAACCGCGATGCGTTCCTGAACGGCAACTTCATCAACGGCGACGGCTTCTACAATGGCGAGGGCACGACCCGTCTCCAGCGGCTCGACTTCGGCTTCAACTATAACATCACCAAGGAAATCACGATCGCCTTCGACGCGGCTAACCTGCTGGCCAAGCCGTTCAACAATTATCGCAGCTATGGCAACGGCCTGTCCTATCCGCGCGACGTGCGTGACGAAGGGCGGTACTACGGTATGGGAGTGCGCTTCCGCTTCTGA
- a CDS encoding tryptophan halogenase family protein, protein MTPHSDHLIRRVVIVGGGTAGWMAAAAFARLLNNGYTHVTLVESEEIGTVGVGEATIPPIITFNQMLGLDENDFLAKTGGTFKLGIEFVDWGDKGERYVHPFGRHAQDLQGVHFHQLYLRERSRRALPDIAEWSMSAVAAKAGKFGRAKPDARSPIRELFYAFHFDASLYARYLRGYAERGGVTRVEGRIDAVNLRPEDGYVEAITLADGRRIEGDLFIDCSGFRGLLIEEALETGYESYAQWLPCDRAVAAPCALPNPVEPDPFTRATARDAGWQWRIPLQHRMGNGLVYCSDYLDAEAAEAQLLGSLEGELLGDPRHLRFTAGRRRQSWNRNVVALGLSSGFLEPLESTSIHLVQAAIQRLTALFPDKRFDPAERDEFNRQMHDLYEDVRDFIILHYKATRRDDTPFWNRVRTMEVPDSLARKIALWSGKGRLFREGYDLFSNPSWVAVCLGQGLVPESWEPAADALDEDLVAQALAQMHAGYADTAARMPSHGDFLRMTAPSPLAPAMTAARGGQDGFDFARTSGTVQAKGPLL, encoded by the coding sequence ATGACTCCCCATTCCGACCATTTGATCCGCCGGGTCGTCATCGTCGGCGGCGGCACCGCCGGATGGATGGCCGCCGCCGCCTTCGCCCGGCTGCTCAACAATGGCTATACCCATGTCACGCTGGTCGAGTCCGAGGAGATCGGCACGGTCGGTGTCGGCGAGGCGACGATCCCGCCGATCATCACCTTCAACCAGATGCTCGGGCTGGACGAGAACGACTTCCTCGCCAAGACCGGCGGCACCTTCAAGCTGGGCATCGAGTTCGTCGACTGGGGCGACAAGGGCGAACGATACGTCCACCCGTTCGGCCGCCATGCCCAGGATTTGCAGGGCGTGCATTTCCACCAGCTCTATTTGCGCGAACGCAGCCGCCGCGCGCTGCCCGACATTGCCGAATGGTCGATGAGCGCGGTCGCGGCGAAGGCCGGCAAGTTCGGTCGCGCCAAGCCCGATGCGCGCTCGCCGATCCGCGAGCTGTTCTACGCCTTCCATTTCGACGCCTCGCTCTATGCGCGCTATCTGCGCGGCTATGCCGAGCGCGGCGGGGTGACGCGGGTCGAGGGGCGGATCGACGCGGTCAACCTGCGGCCCGAGGATGGCTATGTCGAGGCGATAACGCTGGCCGATGGACGGCGGATCGAGGGCGATCTGTTCATCGACTGCTCGGGCTTTCGCGGGCTGCTGATCGAGGAGGCGCTGGAAACCGGCTATGAAAGCTATGCGCAGTGGCTGCCCTGCGACCGCGCGGTCGCCGCCCCGTGCGCATTGCCCAACCCGGTCGAGCCCGATCCCTTCACCCGCGCCACCGCGCGTGACGCCGGGTGGCAATGGCGCATTCCGCTGCAACACCGGATGGGCAACGGCCTGGTCTATTGCAGCGATTATCTGGATGCCGAGGCGGCCGAGGCGCAATTGCTCGGCAGCCTGGAGGGCGAGTTGCTGGGCGATCCCCGCCATCTGCGCTTCACCGCCGGGCGGCGGCGGCAGAGCTGGAACCGCAATGTCGTGGCGCTGGGCCTGTCGAGCGGTTTTCTGGAGCCGCTGGAATCGACCAGCATCCATCTGGTCCAGGCCGCGATCCAGCGTCTGACCGCGCTGTTCCCCGACAAACGCTTCGACCCCGCCGAGCGCGACGAGTTCAACCGCCAGATGCATGACCTGTATGAGGATGTGCGCGACTTCATCATCCTGCATTACAAGGCGACGCGGCGCGACGACACGCCCTTCTGGAACCGGGTGCGCACCATGGAGGTGCCCGATAGTCTCGCGCGCAAGATTGCGCTGTGGTCGGGGAAGGGGCGGCTGTTCCGCGAAGGCTATGACCTGTTCAGCAACCCCAGCTGGGTCGCAGTCTGCCTGGGCCAGGGGCTGGTGCCCGAAAGCTGGGAACCCGCCGCCGATGCGCTGGACGAGGATCTGGTCGCGCAGGCGCTGGCACAGATGCACGCCGGTTATGCCGACACCGCCGCGCGGATGCCCAGCCATGGCGATTTCCTGCGCATGACCGCCCCCTCCCCGCTCGCCCCCGCCATGACGGCGGCGCGCGGCGGACAGGACGGGTTCGACTTCGCGCGGACAAGCGGCACGGTGCAGGCCAAGGGCCCGCTGCTGTGA
- a CDS encoding glycoside hydrolase family 9 protein, producing MILPLLALAATGAGEAPGPHLNQIGFRPDTAKRAIVAKDGAPLPWELLDEKGRTVARGQATVFGPDAASGDTVQQIDFGTFRTPGTYRLKVDGRTSHPFTIAADVYRPLSHASLNFFYQQRAGVAIDARFAGGPQWARAAGHAKEVVTCFKGLDQAGTDWPGCPYTLDVTGGWYDAGDQGKYVVNGGIALWMLQNLYEVDAASPPFSDGSAALPEAGNGINDLLDETRFEMRFLLAMQVPDGKTMELPLGRQGRGPLRLTPVDASGMAHHKIADRHWTKLPTAPADDQEERLLFPPSTAATLNLAATAAQCSRIWRGIDDEFARRCLVAAGKAYRAALRNPDVYAAQAFDGSGGYGDGELSDELYWATAELYAATGMPELAESLRKMPLHAAPLTGEPSWGSTAALGTITLATATGVSPAERAAARAKLIALADRFLAEETRSGYHIPYASTAYHWGSNSGILGRGQILALAARFTGEARYRDGAVDAMDYVLGRNPLDQSYVSGFGWKPMQNPHHRFWAHQFDTRLPGPPPGVLSGGANSTVFPEPASAPLKGKCMGTRCWIDDARAYAHNEVAINWNAPLVWLATDLTRPLPTRP from the coding sequence GTGATCCTTCCGCTGCTGGCGCTGGCGGCGACCGGCGCGGGAGAAGCGCCGGGGCCGCATCTCAACCAGATCGGCTTCCGCCCCGACACCGCCAAGCGCGCGATCGTCGCGAAGGACGGCGCGCCCTTGCCTTGGGAGCTGCTCGACGAAAAGGGCCGCACGGTCGCGCGCGGGCAGGCGACGGTCTTCGGCCCCGACGCCGCCTCGGGCGATACGGTGCAGCAGATCGACTTCGGCACGTTCCGCACGCCTGGCACCTATCGCCTGAAGGTCGATGGCCGCACCAGCCACCCCTTCACCATCGCGGCCGATGTCTATCGTCCGCTGTCGCACGCCTCGCTCAATTTCTTCTACCAACAGCGTGCCGGGGTGGCGATCGACGCGCGCTTCGCGGGCGGTCCGCAATGGGCGCGGGCGGCGGGGCACGCGAAAGAGGTCGTGACCTGCTTCAAGGGGCTCGATCAGGCGGGCACCGACTGGCCGGGCTGTCCCTATACGCTGGACGTGACCGGCGGCTGGTATGATGCGGGCGATCAGGGCAAATATGTCGTCAATGGCGGCATCGCGCTGTGGATGCTGCAAAATCTCTATGAGGTGGATGCGGCCTCGCCCCCCTTCTCCGATGGCAGCGCCGCACTGCCCGAGGCGGGGAACGGCATCAACGACCTGCTCGACGAGACGCGTTTCGAAATGCGCTTCCTGTTGGCGATGCAGGTGCCCGACGGCAAGACCATGGAACTGCCGCTCGGGCGGCAGGGTCGCGGGCCGTTGCGGCTGACGCCGGTCGATGCGTCGGGCATGGCGCACCACAAGATCGCCGATCGCCACTGGACCAAGCTGCCCACCGCCCCCGCAGACGATCAGGAGGAGCGCCTGCTCTTCCCGCCCAGCACGGCCGCGACGCTGAACCTCGCCGCGACCGCCGCGCAATGTTCGCGCATCTGGCGGGGGATCGACGACGAATTCGCCCGGCGCTGCCTGGTCGCGGCGGGCAAGGCGTACCGGGCGGCGCTGCGCAACCCCGACGTCTATGCCGCACAAGCGTTCGACGGCAGCGGCGGTTATGGCGATGGCGAGCTGTCCGACGAACTCTATTGGGCGACCGCCGAGCTTTATGCCGCGACCGGCATGCCCGAACTGGCCGAATCGCTACGCAAGATGCCGCTCCATGCCGCCCCGCTGACCGGCGAGCCGAGCTGGGGCAGCACCGCCGCGCTGGGCACGATCACGCTGGCGACCGCGACCGGCGTCAGCCCCGCCGAACGCGCGGCGGCGCGGGCCAAGCTGATCGCGCTGGCCGACCGGTTCCTCGCCGAGGAAACCCGGTCGGGCTATCACATCCCCTATGCCTCGACCGCCTATCACTGGGGATCGAACAGCGGGATATTGGGGCGCGGGCAGATACTCGCGCTGGCGGCGCGCTTCACCGGCGAGGCGCGCTACCGCGACGGGGCGGTCGATGCGATGGACTATGTGCTGGGCCGCAATCCGCTCGACCAGAGCTATGTCAGCGGTTTCGGATGGAAGCCGATGCAGAACCCGCATCATCGTTTCTGGGCGCATCAGTTCGACACCAGGCTGCCCGGCCCGCCGCCGGGCGTGCTGAGCGGCGGGGCGAACAGCACCGTCTTTCCCGAACCGGCCTCCGCACCGTTGAAGGGTAAGTGCATGGGCACACGCTGCTGGATCGACGACGCGCGCGCCTATGCGCACAACGAGGTCGCGATCAACTGGAATGCGCCGCTCGTCTGGCTGGCCACCGATCTGACCCGACCCCTGCCCACCCGCCCCTGA
- a CDS encoding tryptophan 7-halogenase codes for MSAPIRHVLAVGSGLTGWSAAAALKRRAPFLDVTLLATPPAHDALADRIACTLPSLPGFHADLGIGEDDGVTRTGAGYRLGTRFSGWAEGLPDYVHAYDGYGHAIGPAAFHLHWVRAARDGRAAPFDAYCPAAQLARAGGFVPPSPGTPFAGHDYGLTLDLPRQVAMMRAFALHVGVREVTDSIAQVQVDATGHVTAIAVQHGAPLTAHLYIDATGPAALLRGSIDDAWQDWRDWLPCDRVLLGTQMAGEGAPVLTPVTAHAAGWLWSSGEQVGMAYGSAHLSDAEAAAMLARDGAVVDAPIVIRPGTRPQPWRGNCIAIGDAATQVEPLEWCNLHLALSAIDRLITMLPDSAMAEVEAADFNRQTLTEAERVRDFLAAHYRTARRPEPMWQAVAKAELPASLAHTLGQFGERGRLPFYEEETFTRDSWAAILLGQGYLPRRIDPLVHGVPAPQVNTAMARMTDAIAAALPHVPAHAQWRAAQMRRLAR; via the coding sequence ATGAGCGCCCCCATTCGCCATGTGCTGGCCGTGGGCAGCGGCCTGACCGGCTGGAGCGCCGCCGCCGCGCTGAAGCGCCGCGCACCGTTCCTGGACGTCACGCTGCTCGCCACCCCGCCCGCCCATGACGCACTCGCCGATCGGATCGCCTGCACCCTGCCCTCGCTGCCCGGTTTCCATGCCGATCTGGGCATCGGCGAGGATGACGGGGTGACGCGGACCGGCGCGGGCTATCGGCTGGGCACGCGCTTCTCCGGCTGGGCGGAGGGGCTGCCCGACTATGTCCATGCCTATGACGGCTACGGTCATGCGATCGGCCCGGCGGCGTTTCACCTCCATTGGGTTCGCGCCGCGCGCGACGGCCGCGCGGCGCCGTTCGACGCCTATTGCCCGGCGGCACAGTTGGCGCGGGCGGGTGGCTTCGTGCCCCCGTCGCCGGGCACACCCTTTGCCGGGCATGACTATGGCCTGACGCTCGACCTCCCCCGCCAGGTCGCGATGATGCGGGCCTTCGCCCTGCATGTCGGGGTCCGCGAGGTCACGGATTCGATCGCTCAGGTCCAGGTCGATGCGACCGGCCATGTGACCGCTATCGCAGTGCAGCATGGCGCACCTTTGACCGCGCATCTCTATATCGATGCGACCGGCCCCGCCGCGCTGCTGCGGGGCAGCATCGACGATGCGTGGCAGGACTGGCGCGACTGGTTGCCCTGCGACCGGGTGCTGCTGGGCACGCAGATGGCGGGCGAGGGTGCGCCGGTGCTGACGCCCGTCACCGCCCATGCGGCGGGCTGGCTCTGGTCGAGCGGCGAGCAGGTCGGCATGGCCTATGGCAGCGCCCATCTGTCCGATGCCGAGGCCGCTGCGATGCTGGCCCGCGACGGCGCCGTGGTCGACGCCCCCATCGTCATCCGCCCCGGCACCCGGCCCCAGCCATGGCGCGGCAACTGTATCGCGATCGGTGACGCGGCGACGCAGGTCGAACCACTGGAATGGTGCAACCTGCATCTGGCGCTGAGCGCGATCGACCGGCTGATCACCATGCTGCCCGACAGCGCCATGGCCGAGGTCGAGGCCGCCGACTTCAATCGCCAGACCCTGACCGAGGCAGAGCGGGTGCGCGATTTCCTGGCCGCGCATTACCGCACCGCCCGCCGCCCCGAACCGATGTGGCAGGCGGTGGCGAAGGCCGAACTCCCTGCGTCGCTGGCCCATACGCTCGGCCAGTTCGGCGAGCGGGGTCGCCTGCCCTTTTACGAGGAAGAGACCTTCACCCGCGACAGCTGGGCCGCAATCCTGCTCGGGCAAGGATATCTTCCCCGTCGCATCGACCCGCTGGTCCACGGCGTCCCTGCGCCGCAAGTGAATACCGCCATGGCGCGGATGACCGACGCGATCGCCGCCGCCCTTCCCCATGTTCCGGCCCATGCGCAGTGGCGCGCGGCCCAGATGAGGCGCCTTGCCCGATGA
- a CDS encoding GH1 family beta-glucosidase, with protein MDRRNFMKTGMAMGGAALATGGGTLAATRAAAATASDLSFPKDFLWGCATASYQIEGAVKEDGRGLTNWDVFSHTPGKVANNDTGDVACDSYHRYNEDIALLKNLGVKAYRMSIAWSRIFPEGRGKFNQKGLDYYNRVIDALLAAGIQPNVTMFHWDLPQALPGGWQNRDTAKAFADYAGFMAGKLSDRVHRFMTVNELRCFTDLGHMVGIHAPGLKLPQGQVNQVRHHGCLAHGLGVQAIRANAKAGTEVGIADNASIFVPVIETPEHIDATKKAMREENAMFLTAVMEGKYTDAYLKSAGADAPKVQAGDMAAIASPLDFVALNIYTPTFVKANPEDPRGYTPLPHLPNSPRMASPWLYVGPEAAYWGVRAVSEMWNPKAIYISENGTSADDKLNDKGLVDDGDRIMYLRNYLGQFRRAAVEGYPLKGYFLWSLMDNFEWADGYGLRFGLHHVDYATQKRTPKLSAQWYKELIRRNALV; from the coding sequence ATGGACCGTCGTAATTTCATGAAGACCGGCATGGCGATGGGCGGTGCCGCTCTCGCCACCGGCGGCGGCACGCTGGCCGCCACCCGCGCGGCAGCCGCCACGGCGTCGGACCTGAGCTTTCCCAAGGATTTCCTCTGGGGTTGCGCCACCGCCTCCTATCAGATCGAAGGCGCGGTGAAGGAAGACGGGCGCGGCCTGACCAACTGGGACGTGTTCTCGCACACGCCGGGCAAGGTCGCGAACAACGACACCGGCGACGTCGCCTGCGACAGCTATCACCGCTATAACGAGGACATCGCGCTTCTGAAGAATCTCGGCGTGAAGGCCTATCGCATGTCGATCGCCTGGTCGCGCATCTTCCCCGAGGGTCGCGGCAAGTTCAACCAGAAGGGCCTGGACTATTATAACCGCGTGATCGACGCGCTGCTGGCCGCGGGCATCCAGCCAAATGTCACCATGTTCCACTGGGACCTGCCGCAGGCGCTGCCCGGCGGCTGGCAGAATCGCGACACGGCCAAGGCGTTCGCCGACTATGCGGGCTTCATGGCGGGCAAGCTGTCCGACCGCGTCCACCGCTTCATGACGGTCAACGAGCTGCGCTGCTTCACCGACCTCGGCCACATGGTCGGCATCCATGCGCCGGGCCTGAAGCTGCCCCAGGGCCAGGTGAACCAGGTCCGCCACCATGGCTGCCTGGCGCACGGCCTGGGCGTGCAGGCGATCCGCGCCAATGCCAAGGCGGGTACCGAAGTCGGCATTGCCGACAACGCCAGCATCTTCGTCCCCGTCATCGAGACGCCCGAGCATATCGATGCGACGAAGAAGGCGATGCGCGAAGAGAACGCCATGTTCCTGACCGCCGTGATGGAGGGCAAATATACCGACGCCTATCTGAAGAGCGCCGGGGCCGATGCGCCCAAGGTGCAGGCGGGCGACATGGCGGCGATCGCCAGCCCGCTCGATTTCGTGGCGCTGAACATCTACACGCCGACCTTCGTGAAGGCGAACCCGGAGGATCCGCGCGGCTATACCCCGCTGCCGCATCTGCCCAATTCGCCGCGCATGGCCTCGCCCTGGCTCTATGTCGGGCCCGAGGCCGCCTATTGGGGCGTCCGTGCGGTCAGCGAAATGTGGAACCCGAAGGCGATCTACATCTCGGAGAACGGCACCTCGGCCGACGACAAGCTGAACGACAAGGGGCTGGTCGATGACGGCGACCGGATCATGTATCTGCGCAACTATCTGGGCCAGTTCCGCCGTGCCGCCGTCGAGGGTTACCCGCTCAAGGGCTATTTCCTCTGGAGCCTGATGGACAATTTCGAATGGGCAGATGGCTATGGCCTGCGCTTCGGCCTGCACCATGTCGATTACGCCACCCAGAAGCGTACGCCCAAGCTGAGCGCGCAGTGGTATAAGGAACTGATCCGCCGCAACGCGCTGGTCTGA